In a genomic window of bacterium:
- a CDS encoding porin family protein, with protein MDGTITADRLLLRWILITGAFLLLTVPLPVGAEAGWGVEITPYAGYQIGGNFEDNTTGKNLDVSEGGAFGLILDLSDTHETQYELFYGLQRTQVIGGGTFGGDSLFDLDIHYLHIGGTYMFPEGKVRPFIAGGLGATHFVPHGDGMDRKTYFSLSLGGGAKIPISGHVGLRLEGRGFLTILPDSTDIFCVSSGGVACNVQVRGDVLGQLLLLAGVTFSL; from the coding sequence ATGGATGGAACGATCACCGCCGATCGGCTCCTGTTGCGGTGGATCCTGATAACCGGCGCGTTCCTTCTTCTCACGGTCCCTCTTCCCGTGGGGGCGGAGGCGGGCTGGGGGGTGGAGATCACCCCTTACGCCGGCTACCAGATCGGCGGCAACTTCGAGGACAACACCACCGGAAAGAATCTCGACGTGAGCGAGGGAGGGGCGTTCGGGCTCATCCTCGATCTTTCGGATACCCACGAGACCCAGTACGAGCTCTTCTACGGACTCCAGCGGACGCAGGTCATCGGCGGTGGGACGTTCGGGGGAGACTCCCTCTTCGACCTCGACATCCACTACCTGCACATCGGGGGAACGTACATGTTTCCCGAGGGGAAGGTCCGCCCCTTCATCGCCGGCGGGCTCGGAGCAACGCACTTCGTGCCGCACGGGGACGGCATGGACCGGAAGACGTACTTCTCCCTCTCGCTCGGTGGGGGAGCGAAGATCCCGATATCCGGCCACGTCGGATTGCGGCTCGAAGGAAGAGGGTTCCTGACGATCCTGCCGGATTCGACGGATATCTTCTGCGTTTCGTCCGGCGGGGTTGCCTGCAACGTGCAGGTCCGGGGGGACGTGCTTGGCCAGCTGCTTTTGCTGGCGGGAGTCACCTTTTCGTTATGA
- a CDS encoding DUF1059 domain-containing protein — protein sequence MAKVISCKDAGVDCDFVARGETEEELFRNALEHGRAYHGMTEIPIDLQEKMRRLIREEKAA from the coding sequence ATGGCAAAGGTCATCAGTTGCAAAGACGCGGGTGTGGATTGTGATTTTGTCGCCAGGGGGGAGACGGAGGAGGAACTGTTTCGCAACGCCCTTGAGCACGGAAGGGCGTACCACGGCATGACGGAAATTCCAATAGACCTCCAGGAGAAGATGCGGAGGCTCATCCGGGAGGAAAAAGCGGCGTAG